Proteins encoded by one window of Vidua chalybeata isolate OUT-0048 chromosome 8, bVidCha1 merged haplotype, whole genome shotgun sequence:
- the CCNJ gene encoding cyclin-J — MELEAQWWTGQLAADIHQALRYKELKLPSYKGQSPQLHLRRYFADLIAIVSNRFRLCPAARHLAVYLLDLFMDRYDISTQQLHVVALSCLLLASKFEEKEDSVPKLEQLNSLGCMTNMNLVLTKQNLLHMELLLLETFQWNLCLPTAAHFIDYYLSIAVHETDLHDGWPMVCLEKTKLYMAKYADYFLEVSLQDHEFLNYAPSLVATACVASSRIILRLSPTWPTRLHHLTAYSWDFLVPCIERLLIAHDNDVKEANKQKGQQAQSAQHAVFQPPAPSAQQANAQQHVPQYLQAHQSSLQYHHPASQQQSCQQILSSTHTASYPLQTCPAALQTGAQARGHVQTGAAMSLAVPLEVKPCISVSYNRTYQVNGRYSCITPCFER, encoded by the exons aTGGAGCTGGAGGCGCAGTGGTGGACAGGACAGCTGGCGGCCGATATCCACCAAGCGCTTCGATACAAG GAGCTAAAGCTGCCCTCTTACAAAGGCCAGTCTCCCCAGTTACACCTGAGAAGATACTTTGCAGACCTGATTGCCATTGTGAGCAACCGGTTcaggctctgtcctgctgcGCGCCACCTGGCTGTGTACCTGCTGGACCTCTTCATGGACCGCTATGACATATCCACACAGCAACTGCACGTGGTTGCTCTGTCCTGTTTACTTTTAGCAA GTAAatttgaagaaaaggaagacagTGTTCCCAAACTTGAACAGTTGAACAGCCTGGGTTGTATGACTAACATGAATTTGGTACTAACAAAACAGAATTTGCTTCATATGGAGTTGTTGTTGCTAGAAACATTTCAGTGGAATTTGTGCCTCCCTACTGCTGCTCATTTCATCGACTATTATCTTTCTATTGCTGTCCATGAGACTGATCTTCATGATGGCTGGCCAATGGTTTGCTTAGAGAAGACTAAGTTATATATGGCAAAATATGCTGATTACTTTCTGGAAGTATCGTTGCAAG atcatgaatttttaaattatgccCCTTCTTTAGTTGCTACTGCATGTGTAGCTTCTTCAAGGATTATCTTGCGTCTCTCACCCACGTGGCCTACGCGGCTGCATCACCTGACTGCCTACTCCTGGGACTTCCTGGTGCCGTGTATTGAGCGACTCTTAAT TGCGCACGATAACGACGTGAAGGAAGCAAACAAGCAGAAAGGACAACAGGCTCAGTCTGCCCAGCACGCTGTGTTTCAGCCCCCAGCTCCAAGTGCCCAGCAGGCCAATGCTCAGCAGCACGTACCACAGTACCTGCAGGCTCATCAGTCTTCACTGCAGTACCACCACCCAGCatcacagcagcaaagctgccaGCAGATATTATCATCCACTCACACAGCCTCTTACCCGCTCCAGACTTGCCCTGCTGCCTTACAGACCGGTGCTCAGGCTCGAGGCCACGTCCAGACGGGCGCTGCCATGTCGCTGGCTGTGCCACTGGAAGTGAAGCCATGTATAAGTGTCTCCTACAACCGGACATACCAAGTGAATGGACGATACTCCTGTATTACTCCCTGCTTTGAGAGGTGA